TTAGTAATTTAAAGAGGCCAATGGTCATGAAAACCCAATCATCTTCTACAGAGGGTGTGAACTGAAGACAGACGACATCACGCGTATATCCTCTACCCAagggaaaataaaatgattggAGTGTCAAGGTTTTTACCCAACAGCATTGCCACACCCACTGTAGATGAGATTAAATATATAGTCAGGGTCTTTAATGTGTCATCTATTAAAAAATATGTCCTTTTTTTACATCCCGTTGAAGCATTTTCAGACTCATCACATCTCCCAGTAATTAGTCACAGGAAAATTTAATTCAGTGTTAGCAGGCAATCTTGCAGGTCCCCTATCCCATGTGAAATAGCACGGTAGTTGcacataataaatataaaagtggGGTGCTGGTGTACTTCTGCCCCATCGCTATTGTTTctcttacacaaacacacatacgtACACAGCACTTCCACCCCCTCCCTCCCAACATCGTTTTGTCCATGAATACTGATGGGTCCCAGTGTTCGTCATCAACCGCCTTCAGGTGAAGTGATTCAATGTTTAGTCGGTGGTCATCGTGTATCTGTAAACAACAGTTGCTGCTTTTTAGTATTATGGTAATAGTTGCAAAAAATTTAAAGTGACAAAGTGAGTTAGCAAAACCTTGcattaagttttcttttttttaaatgcttggtTAAATGCTCGTTGTCTTACCGGGTCCTGTCAGCAGTTCTTCATGCCTGAACATCCACCAGCTCAGGGGGCATGGGGGACTTGGGGTGTTTGCTCTCAAAGTGCTGCTTGAAGGTCTTGGGGTCGGGCATCTGTGTCTGAAAAAAAGATTcctagttaaaaataaaatatatactgtaatacaaAAAGTATACTAATACATTAAATTGATTAAAAGAAAGTAAAACTGGCATATATGAAAATaaacagatgtttttgtttgcaaTGTTGGTTACATAAAACAGTGAATTTGCAGAAGCCgtcttgggaaaaaaaaaaaaagtagatcaaaagaaaagaaggtaATGACGACAACTGTAGTAAACCTGAAGCAAATGACATTAGAGCAAATGTGCTTTAGAAGTGTCAGTCTTCctgtataataacattcacatttaatttgttatttttgtttttaatattcaaataagATTCAAATattaaatgctcaaatgcagCCGGTTATCCATACCTGCTACACTTGTCAGGCTTATGCATTGTCAATGCCACTAGcagcatgtggttgttgttacacgTTACTTCCACTAGAGGGACTTTCAACATCAGCCTGGCATTAAAGGGGATCTTCGTCATAGCGCATTGTATTTCTGGCACGCAACTCTCCGTTTACATCATTTTCCATCACGCACACAGCAACAAACAGATCAACACATAACTCTGTAATAAAATATTATCTAACAAGCGTATTGAATTGGCTCTGTTGTAAAGGCTAACATTGCtccgttttttttctctttctaatAACGTGTAGAGCTGTCTGTTGGGCATTGCCTTGGGGCGCTTTCTGCTTCATCTTCAAGGGAGGTAAAAAAGACGAGATGCCATGTTATGACTGCACAATTGATCAAATATGTATTGTAATCCCTATTTTGGCTTCCCGAAATTAAATAAACACCATCGACTGCAACATTGACACACGGCTGTTCATTGTTAAATTGCCCATATTACTTtctggttcataattgtattgtgaggttgtaccagaataggtttacagggtttcattttcaaaaaataacttattttgttgcagatcctgttttcaccctgtgagtttaggtctctgttttagctatagcgtgagacatctcacttctatactatctttgtttgcacatgcacagtaacTAAGTAAGAttacatcagctagataactctttctccaactttggtcagaacaAGACAGGactagctgggagacttcttgtaaacgaggggcacttgtgtaatacctgcagaacagaaaCATGAAGTAGTTCTTGTAGATGATGGTGAACTAGTgcgtgttgtagcagtgttttgccattgagaacgagctatcATGCGCTacagccacctcgtctcggctagttacgTAGCAAGccatgcagattttgaacagctcacccggagactgaaggcagaggacattcagaacatGTGTcttactcaaaacagcatggatagtttttttttctccaagtttatatgcgtgtggaagcaccagagacacataacacccaaaatcccagaaaaaaaagtcagttttttttcatgatatgGACACTTTAAATCGCATGAAAACACCAGGCTTCTACAGTGTAACCATAGCTGTTTGATGTGTGTAGAGGGTTGCCTCTACACACATCAAACAGCTCGGTATGACGCGACTCAGCAAGACATTTCTCCTTTCTCAGCTAAGATGTACAGCACTGCGCTGCAGTCACACATTACAACACATGCAAAATGTAACTGGAGTGTGTGCCAGCGATTGAGCCTTTTGGCAAGTGCAGATTTTACTGCGCACAGGCTGTAACTCAATGATTTTTGGGCGGACTGTACAACTAAATCTGATCGGCAGTCGGCTGCAGGTAATGTACTCACCCGGCAGACAGGGCAGGTGTGGACCAGTGCTGCCTTCGCTGCAGTTTTCTGGTCAGCGGCCTggcctttcttcttctctgctgcCTTCTTGGCGTTCTTTTGCTGAGACTGAATCTTCTGCTGCCCACGAGCCATGGCCCTCAACTTTGACCTAcaggaataacaaaaaaaagagacaagttTATCAATATGTGCAACTTTTATTGGCCAAGTTGTAGATTGCAGCTTTTGTCTGCTTACACAACATATAAAATGATGTATCAAAATACAGGGTGTAAAATCACCAGCAGCAGGTAGATTTAGGGTGTGATAAGCCAGCTGGGTTTTCCCTGCCATTGTAACGCAAGACAATACAAAGATACAAAAAttgcatatgcttatttttttaaagttctgtagtacaactagcaggagacaagttataattgcaGTAAGTtcggagacactaccttattttagcattaaattaattcatatttttgttgtatctcttctgtgttgtagtttgtggaCGGCCCCGAAGCACTAACAGCGTCTCAACACCAGAATTGAACAGAGTTAAAAAAGCACAACttatatgcatttatttcacatctactgcagcaatgacattttgaacatgttacgAGGctaaaagcacatttaaaacttgcccttcAGCGTCCTGGGTGCAAACtgtagcaggaggataacatggtgGAGGCAACACCAActgtttttgatttttctctctactgactgcactccaaatttacaaacaacagctACGTCAAGGTATCTTACGTCAAAGTAAATTTGTTTTGACACAGAGTAACACTGCTGCAAGAGTTACGACACATaacaagcacagggttaaaacaattaaaagacaattgTAAATGTGTAATGTGCATGTGGGCTACTCAAAGAGCTGTGCAAATTGCAGATTACAAATTGCCATTTTCTATactaaaataagttaaaaacCATCCTTCCTACATTCTTCAATTCATCCATACATGCCTTACACACTCTATCCTACTTTgagttggaatcgaccggagtTCACCTTTAAGGTGCAGCACCCAAGTCGTTCTGGACCGCACCTAAGCTGAACGAATGTAGCTAAAAGACTTTGATCTA
Above is a window of Etheostoma spectabile isolate EspeVRDwgs_2016 chromosome 14, UIUC_Espe_1.0, whole genome shotgun sequence DNA encoding:
- the zgc:91910 gene encoding zinc finger protein 706; its protein translation is MARGQQKIQSQQKNAKKAAEKKKGQAADQKTAAKAALVHTCPVCRTQMPDPKTFKQHFESKHPKSPMPPELVDVQA